The following proteins are encoded in a genomic region of Alistipes shahii WAL 8301:
- a CDS encoding DUF5041 domain-containing protein: protein MRRLLTVICTLLLSASVSGQQIKSRPVGFDDFRSLLEAAGYEAFGFDLSELLEGPGRYDMTVYIKEYESGVEIRSREFPCGPNKLLVSDFPEKVRGEILPGEMADPQAGIYMLAKKLTIGFYPSGTDSTAMLNFSIPEMREASQRLKLRSVTSSSGYTLTKYCTRPFGIDSFEAGKFIPLVFYGSMWFNAEHNLFRFCGENEIAPDLSGEIVGNIPHFYVIGIEFTPKQEPTNLKNN, encoded by the coding sequence ATGCGCAGGCTTCTGACGGTAATCTGTACGCTTCTCCTCTCTGCGTCCGTTTCCGGACAGCAGATCAAGAGCCGGCCTGTCGGGTTCGACGACTTCCGCTCCCTGCTGGAAGCTGCTGGTTACGAGGCGTTCGGTTTTGACCTGTCGGAATTGCTCGAAGGACCGGGCCGCTATGACATGACGGTATATATCAAGGAGTACGAATCGGGCGTGGAGATTCGTTCCCGGGAGTTTCCCTGCGGGCCGAACAAACTGCTCGTAAGCGATTTCCCCGAGAAGGTGCGCGGCGAAATCCTGCCCGGCGAGATGGCCGATCCGCAGGCGGGCATTTACATGCTGGCCAAAAAACTGACGATTGGATTCTATCCTTCGGGGACGGATTCGACGGCGATGCTGAATTTCAGTATCCCGGAGATGCGGGAGGCCAGTCAGCGGCTCAAACTCCGCAGCGTGACTTCGTCGAGCGGTTATACGCTTACCAAGTACTGCACCCGTCCGTTCGGGATCGACTCGTTCGAGGCCGGAAAGTTCATTCCGCTGGTCTTTTACGGTTCGATGTGGTTCAATGCGGAGCACAATCTGTTCCGTTTCTGCGGCGAGAACGAGATCGCGCCCGACCTGTCGGGCGAAATTGTCGGCAACATTCCCCACTTCTATGTCATAGGTATTGAATTTACCCCAAAACAGGAGCCTACGAATCTTAAAAACAACTAA
- a CDS encoding acyl-CoA dehydrogenase family protein, with product MANFFSDNKDLQFHLQHPLMRKIVELKERGFAEKDLYDYAPQDFDDAMDNYRRVLEIAGEVCGEVIAPNAEGVDHEGPRVVDDHVEYASGTVENMKAVVDAGLSGMTLPRKYDGLNFPLICFVMANEMVARADASFENIWGLQDCAETLNEFASEEIKQKYLPWVSAGATCAMDLTEPDAGSDLGAVMLKATWSEERQTWLLNGVKRFITNGDGEVSLVLARTEEGTTDARGLSMLVYDKRDGGVKVRRIENKLGIKGSPTCELVFTNAPAQLVGDRKMGLIKYVMSLMNAARLGIGAQSVGLCEAAYREGLKYAHEREQFGKPIIQFAAVSEMLSNMKAKVQGVRALLYETARFVEVYKQYGHISHERSLEAEERQEMKFYNRLADGFTPLVKLFSSEYANQLAYDAIQIHGGSGFMKDYPCERLYRDARIMNIYEGTSQLQVVAAINAVTKGTFLEQIGRYAAESYTEAMCPVVTKLKELTVKFSEMQARVEAGDKEVCGFKDFHARRLVETAGHIIITYLLARQAGEAEEYAASARVFCKLAEAKIAEAYTYVMNSTTEDVALFKAVENEV from the coding sequence ATGGCTAATTTCTTTTCAGATAACAAGGATTTGCAGTTCCACCTCCAGCATCCGTTGATGCGCAAGATCGTGGAGCTGAAGGAGCGCGGTTTCGCGGAGAAGGACCTCTACGACTATGCGCCGCAGGATTTCGACGACGCGATGGACAACTACCGCCGCGTGCTGGAGATCGCCGGCGAGGTCTGCGGCGAGGTGATCGCCCCCAACGCCGAGGGTGTGGACCACGAGGGTCCGCGCGTGGTCGACGACCATGTGGAGTACGCTTCGGGTACGGTCGAGAACATGAAGGCGGTGGTTGACGCGGGGTTGAGCGGCATGACGCTTCCGCGCAAGTACGACGGACTGAACTTCCCGCTCATCTGCTTCGTGATGGCCAACGAGATGGTGGCCCGCGCCGATGCCAGTTTCGAGAACATCTGGGGGTTGCAGGACTGCGCCGAAACGTTGAACGAGTTCGCTTCGGAGGAGATCAAGCAGAAATACCTGCCGTGGGTCTCGGCGGGCGCGACGTGCGCCATGGACCTCACGGAGCCGGACGCCGGTTCGGACCTCGGAGCCGTGATGCTCAAGGCCACCTGGTCGGAGGAGCGGCAGACGTGGCTGCTGAACGGCGTGAAACGCTTCATCACCAACGGCGACGGCGAGGTTTCGCTCGTGCTGGCGCGTACCGAAGAGGGTACGACCGACGCCCGCGGCCTCTCGATGCTGGTCTACGACAAGCGCGACGGCGGCGTGAAGGTGCGCCGCATCGAGAATAAGCTCGGCATCAAGGGATCGCCGACGTGCGAGCTGGTCTTCACGAACGCCCCGGCGCAGCTGGTCGGCGACCGGAAGATGGGCCTGATCAAGTATGTGATGTCGCTGATGAACGCCGCACGCCTGGGCATCGGCGCACAGTCGGTGGGTCTCTGCGAGGCCGCTTACCGCGAGGGGCTGAAATACGCCCACGAGCGCGAGCAGTTCGGCAAGCCGATCATCCAGTTCGCCGCCGTTTCGGAGATGCTCTCGAACATGAAGGCCAAGGTGCAGGGCGTGCGCGCGCTGCTGTACGAAACGGCGCGTTTCGTCGAGGTCTACAAGCAGTACGGCCATATCTCCCACGAGCGTTCGCTCGAAGCGGAGGAGCGTCAGGAGATGAAGTTCTACAACCGCCTTGCCGACGGTTTCACGCCGCTGGTGAAGCTCTTCTCGTCGGAGTACGCCAACCAGCTGGCCTACGACGCCATCCAGATCCACGGCGGATCGGGTTTTATGAAGGACTATCCCTGCGAGCGGTTGTACCGCGACGCACGCATTATGAACATCTACGAGGGAACCTCGCAGTTGCAGGTCGTTGCGGCGATCAACGCCGTGACGAAGGGCACGTTCCTGGAGCAGATCGGGCGCTATGCCGCCGAAAGCTACACGGAGGCGATGTGCCCCGTGGTGACGAAGCTCAAGGAGCTGACCGTCAAGTTCTCGGAGATGCAGGCCCGTGTCGAGGCCGGCGACAAGGAGGTCTGCGGATTCAAGGATTTCCATGCCCGCCGCCTGGTGGAGACCGCCGGACACATCATCATCACCTACCTGCTGGCCCGTCAGGCCGGTGAGGCGGAGGAGTATGCCGCTTCGGCGCGCGTGTTCTGCAAGCTTGCAGAGGCGAAGATCGCGGAGGCCTATACCTACGTGATGAACTCCACGACGGAGGACGTCGCGCTGTTCAAGGCTGTCGAAAACGAGGTTTAA
- a CDS encoding glycoside hydrolase family 99-like domain-containing protein, which translates to MGKARRYFRNHYQPRVPADLGYYDLRVAETRQAQADMAREYGVEGFVYWHYWFGNGKRLLERPFNEVLASGEPDFPFALAWANESWRGFAHGITNRNMLIEQLYGGVEDYTAHFRAVLPAFRDHRYITVDGKPLFMIYKPLADPEVKVFIATWRELAEKNGLPGIYFVGHENAPVPNVGAIFSTGIDAVNPLRLVGYFNVRHSFFERQRVKFDRWRKIPLNYPYERMAAYFLNGDEDTRENVFPSVIPNWDHTPRSGKEGWIVTDSTPELFGKHLREAVEMVRGKAPEHRIILLKSWNEWAEGNYVEPDLKWGRGYLEAIRREVMDE; encoded by the coding sequence GTGGGTAAGGCCCGGCGGTATTTCAGAAATCACTATCAGCCCCGAGTTCCGGCCGATCTGGGGTATTACGACCTGCGGGTCGCCGAGACGCGCCAGGCGCAGGCGGATATGGCCCGCGAATACGGCGTCGAGGGCTTCGTCTACTGGCATTACTGGTTCGGCAACGGCAAACGGTTGCTGGAACGTCCCTTCAACGAGGTGCTGGCCAGCGGCGAACCCGATTTTCCGTTCGCGCTGGCCTGGGCCAATGAGAGCTGGCGGGGCTTCGCCCACGGGATCACGAACCGGAACATGCTGATCGAACAGCTCTACGGAGGCGTCGAAGACTATACGGCGCATTTCCGGGCCGTGCTGCCCGCTTTCCGGGACCATCGTTACATTACGGTGGACGGCAAGCCGCTGTTTATGATCTACAAACCGCTGGCGGACCCCGAGGTGAAGGTTTTCATCGCCACGTGGCGGGAGCTGGCCGAAAAGAACGGCCTGCCGGGAATCTACTTCGTCGGGCACGAGAACGCCCCGGTTCCGAACGTCGGGGCCATTTTCTCTACGGGGATCGACGCTGTCAATCCGCTGCGGCTGGTCGGGTATTTCAATGTAAGGCATTCGTTTTTCGAACGGCAGCGGGTAAAATTCGACCGCTGGCGGAAGATTCCGCTCAATTATCCCTATGAACGGATGGCCGCTTATTTTCTCAACGGGGACGAAGACACCCGGGAGAACGTGTTCCCCTCGGTCATTCCGAACTGGGACCACACGCCGCGCAGCGGGAAAGAGGGGTGGATCGTGACGGATTCCACGCCCGAGCTGTTCGGGAAACACCTCCGGGAGGCTGTGGAAATGGTCCGGGGAAAGGCTCCCGAACACCGGATCATCCTGCTGAAATCCTGGAACGAATGGGCCGAGGGAAATTATGTCGAGCCGGACCTGAAATGGGGTCGCGGGTATCTCGAAGCCATCCGGCGGGAGGTGATGGACGAGTGA
- a CDS encoding outer membrane beta-barrel protein: MIKKLLMAAAVVAMAVPAAAQGSRRSEVSVSYGVAPVTDWIDSYSDMLTGLFTNANTDLKGWGAVTVGYSFRLIGSLRLGAQVVYSSNTQEVRGAGSEIRNRYWSLLPNVKWNWMNLKVVSFYSRLGAGASFSRSEVGGESDKSTQFAFQVSPVGVEVGGRVAAYAEAGIGTSGCLLVGVRYRF, from the coding sequence ATGATCAAGAAATTGCTGATGGCGGCGGCCGTCGTCGCGATGGCCGTTCCCGCCGCCGCCCAGGGATCGCGCCGCAGCGAGGTTTCGGTGTCCTACGGCGTCGCTCCCGTCACCGATTGGATCGACTCGTACAGCGACATGCTGACCGGGCTTTTCACGAATGCGAATACCGACCTCAAGGGGTGGGGCGCCGTCACCGTGGGTTACAGTTTCCGCCTGATCGGCAGCCTGCGCCTCGGCGCGCAGGTCGTCTACTCCTCGAACACGCAGGAGGTCAGGGGCGCCGGCTCGGAGATCCGGAACCGCTACTGGTCGCTGCTGCCCAACGTGAAGTGGAACTGGATGAACCTCAAGGTGGTTTCGTTCTATTCGCGCCTCGGTGCGGGAGCCTCGTTCTCCAGATCCGAGGTCGGGGGCGAGAGCGACAAATCCACGCAGTTCGCCTTCCAGGTGTCGCCCGTCGGCGTCGAAGTCGGGGGACGCGTCGCGGCCTATGCCGAGGCCGGTATCGGTACGTCGGGCTGCCTGCTGGTCGGCGTCCGCTACCGCTTCTGA
- the glsA gene encoding glutaminase A, with product MIQKIDKKAVQDAVQMAYDRCKNETGGKNADYIPYLADVPSNLFGIAACLPDGDVVAVGDTDYKFGIESVSKVPTAILAMNQYGGQEVLGKIGADATGLPFNSIMAILLENDHPSTPLVNAGAISACSMIKPVGDSDGKWKAIVSFIADLAGSDVAVIDELYKSETATNFNNKSIAWLLKNYNRIYDDPDMALDIYTRQCSIGVTARQLATMAATIANSGVNPVTGKAVFKPELTPKIASMMATVGFYEHTGDWLFTTGLPAKTGVGGGIMGVVPGVMGVAAFAPPLDGAGNSVKAQKALAFIAGHLNLNVFGTTRCVMAGKEPVKA from the coding sequence ATGATTCAGAAGATCGACAAAAAAGCGGTTCAGGATGCCGTGCAGATGGCATACGACCGCTGCAAAAACGAAACCGGCGGCAAAAACGCCGACTATATCCCCTATCTGGCCGATGTGCCGTCGAACTTGTTCGGCATCGCGGCCTGCCTTCCCGACGGCGACGTGGTGGCCGTGGGCGACACGGACTACAAGTTCGGCATCGAATCGGTGTCGAAGGTCCCCACGGCGATCCTCGCCATGAACCAGTACGGCGGCCAGGAGGTGCTCGGCAAGATCGGCGCCGACGCCACGGGACTCCCCTTCAACTCGATCATGGCCATCCTGCTCGAAAACGACCACCCCTCGACGCCACTGGTGAACGCCGGAGCCATTTCGGCCTGCTCGATGATCAAGCCCGTGGGCGACAGCGACGGCAAATGGAAAGCCATCGTCTCGTTCATCGCCGACCTCGCGGGATCGGACGTCGCGGTGATCGACGAACTCTACAAATCGGAGACGGCGACCAACTTCAACAACAAGTCGATCGCGTGGCTGCTGAAGAATTACAACCGCATCTACGACGATCCCGACATGGCGCTGGACATCTACACGCGCCAATGCTCGATCGGCGTGACGGCCCGGCAGCTGGCCACGATGGCCGCGACGATCGCCAACAGCGGCGTGAACCCCGTGACCGGAAAGGCCGTGTTCAAGCCCGAGCTGACGCCCAAGATCGCCTCGATGATGGCCACCGTGGGATTCTACGAGCACACGGGCGACTGGCTCTTCACGACGGGACTTCCGGCCAAAACGGGCGTGGGCGGCGGCATCATGGGCGTCGTGCCGGGCGTGATGGGCGTTGCGGCGTTCGCGCCCCCGCTCGACGGGGCCGGCAACTCGGTGAAGGCCCAGAAGGCGCTGGCGTTCATCGCCGGACACCTCAACCTCAACGTCTTCGGCACGACGCGCTGCGTGATGGCCGGGAAAGAGCCTGTGAAGGCGTAA
- the gadC gene encoding putative glutamine/gamma-aminobutyrate antiporter GadC — MDVKKTTTSTGFKLSVMTLAIMNVTAVVSLRGLPAEAVYGLSSAFYYLFAAIVFLIPTAMVAAELAAMFADKQGGVFRWVGEAYGARTGFLAIWLQWIESTIWYPTVLTFGAVSIAFIGMNDTHDALLASNKVFTLCMVLAIYWIATLIALKGLGWVGKISKWGGMIGTIIPAGLLIVLGIIYISTGGHNHMDMSQGFFPDLSKFNNLVLASSIFLFYAGMEMMGIHVMDVKNPSRNYPKAIIIGSLVTVLIFILGTFSLGLIIPAKDISLTQSLLVGFDNYFHYLHISWAGPIIAIALMFGVLAGVLTWVAGPSKGIFAVGKAGYLPPFFQKTNKNGVQKNILLIQGCVVTLLALLFVVMPSVQSFYQILSQLTVLLYLIMYMLMFSAAIVLRYKMKGTPRPFRLGKKNGLMWFLGCLGFCGALLAFVLSFVPPSQISTGSNTVWFSVLIIGCVVVVGAPFVIYSMRKPSWKDPEAAADFAPFHWEAQAKVAAPEAAAPAQQKPGSNK, encoded by the coding sequence ATGGATGTAAAGAAAACTACCACAAGCACAGGGTTCAAATTGAGTGTTATGACACTGGCAATTATGAACGTGACTGCCGTAGTGAGTCTGCGCGGACTGCCCGCCGAGGCGGTCTACGGACTTTCGTCGGCATTCTACTACCTGTTTGCAGCCATCGTGTTCCTGATCCCGACGGCGATGGTCGCCGCCGAACTGGCCGCGATGTTCGCCGACAAGCAGGGCGGCGTATTCCGCTGGGTCGGCGAAGCCTACGGCGCACGCACGGGATTCCTCGCAATCTGGCTGCAATGGATCGAATCGACGATCTGGTATCCGACGGTGCTGACCTTCGGCGCCGTGTCGATCGCGTTCATCGGCATGAACGACACGCACGACGCGCTGCTGGCCTCGAACAAGGTCTTCACGCTCTGCATGGTGCTGGCCATCTACTGGATCGCCACGCTGATCGCCCTGAAAGGTCTCGGATGGGTCGGGAAAATCAGCAAATGGGGCGGCATGATCGGTACGATCATTCCCGCGGGCCTGCTGATCGTGCTGGGCATCATCTACATTTCGACCGGCGGACACAACCACATGGACATGTCGCAGGGCTTCTTCCCCGACCTGTCGAAATTCAACAACCTCGTGCTGGCGAGCAGTATCTTCCTGTTCTACGCGGGTATGGAGATGATGGGCATTCACGTCATGGACGTGAAGAACCCGTCGCGGAACTACCCCAAGGCCATCATCATCGGTTCGCTGGTCACGGTGCTGATCTTCATTCTGGGAACCTTCTCGCTGGGCCTGATCATCCCCGCCAAGGACATCAGCCTCACGCAGTCGCTGTTAGTCGGGTTCGACAACTACTTCCACTACCTCCACATTTCGTGGGCCGGCCCGATCATCGCCATCGCCTTGATGTTCGGCGTGCTGGCAGGCGTGCTGACGTGGGTGGCGGGTCCCTCGAAGGGTATCTTCGCCGTGGGCAAGGCCGGTTACCTGCCCCCGTTCTTCCAGAAGACCAACAAGAACGGCGTACAGAAGAACATCCTGCTGATCCAGGGCTGCGTCGTGACGCTGCTGGCGCTGCTGTTCGTCGTGATGCCCTCGGTGCAGTCGTTCTACCAGATCCTCTCGCAGCTGACCGTGCTGCTGTACCTGATCATGTACATGCTGATGTTCTCGGCCGCCATCGTCCTGCGCTACAAGATGAAGGGCACGCCCCGTCCGTTCCGCCTGGGCAAAAAGAACGGCCTGATGTGGTTCCTCGGATGCCTCGGTTTCTGCGGCGCACTGCTGGCCTTCGTCTTGAGCTTCGTGCCGCCCAGTCAGATTTCGACCGGCAGCAACACCGTCTGGTTCTCGGTGCTGATCATCGGCTGCGTGGTGGTCGTGGGCGCCCCGTTCGTCATCTACTCCATGCGCAAGCCGTCGTGGAAAGACCCCGAGGCCGCCGCCGATTTCGCTCCCTTCCACTGGGAAGCGCAGGCCAAGGTCGCAGCCCCCGAGGCAGCCGCACCTGCACAGCAGAAACCCGGTAGCAACAAATAA
- a CDS encoding DUF5106 domain-containing protein, giving the protein MQRILIILLAALCVAACGRRRSAPSQEAAVSASRPRVFLPAIAPAGLSPDEQRDYLRRHYWDRFDFTDTLFVSEADTVQMIEAFARYIAVLSDRPADSAPMDSLMRRASSSKPMLDYFAMLAGTVLHDPNSPLRNDEFYIPVLRAQLASPFYDEYERIAPQYDLEMAMQNRLGQPANDFRYTLASGASGTLYGLQAEYVLLFINNPGCAMCREIREAITSSPMLSEMIERGRLKVLALYPDEDLTEWRDYRDHIPASWINAYDKGCVVREKSLYDLHAIPALYLLDSRKRVLVKDSTDVAQIEEIIDRRA; this is encoded by the coding sequence ATGCAACGCATCCTGATCATCCTCCTGGCAGCCCTGTGCGTCGCCGCGTGCGGCCGCCGCCGGAGCGCTCCCTCGCAGGAGGCCGCGGTCTCCGCATCCCGTCCGCGGGTTTTTCTCCCGGCCATCGCCCCCGCGGGACTCTCTCCGGACGAACAGCGCGACTATCTCCGCCGGCACTACTGGGACCGTTTCGACTTCACCGACACGCTTTTCGTCTCCGAGGCCGACACCGTGCAGATGATCGAGGCCTTTGCGCGCTACATTGCGGTGCTTTCCGACCGTCCGGCGGATTCCGCGCCGATGGATTCGCTGATGCGCCGGGCTTCGTCGTCGAAGCCGATGCTCGACTATTTCGCGATGCTCGCCGGGACGGTGCTGCACGACCCCAACTCGCCGCTGCGCAACGACGAGTTCTACATTCCCGTGCTCCGGGCGCAGCTCGCCAGCCCTTTCTACGACGAGTACGAACGCATCGCCCCGCAGTACGACCTCGAAATGGCCATGCAGAACCGCCTGGGCCAGCCTGCCAACGATTTCCGCTACACGCTCGCCTCGGGCGCCTCGGGGACGCTCTACGGGCTGCAAGCCGAATACGTGCTGCTGTTCATCAACAATCCCGGCTGTGCGATGTGCCGTGAAATCCGCGAGGCGATCACCTCCTCGCCGATGCTTTCGGAGATGATCGAGCGGGGGCGGCTGAAGGTGCTGGCGCTCTATCCGGACGAGGACCTTACGGAGTGGCGCGACTACCGCGACCACATTCCGGCGTCGTGGATCAATGCCTATGACAAGGGGTGCGTCGTCCGCGAAAAGAGCCTGTACGACCTCCACGCCATTCCGGCCCTCTACCTGCTGGACAGCCGCAAGCGGGTGCTGGTGAAGGATTCGACCGACGTGGCGCAGATCGAAGAGATAATAGACCGCCGGGCGTAA
- a CDS encoding NADH peroxidase, with protein sequence MAKKWRCTVCGYIHEGPEAPDQCPMCKVGKEKFVELVEAEGDLDFVTVHKIGDGKGASKELWEGLQNHFMGECTEVGMYLAMSRQADREGYPEIAEAYKRYAWEEAEHASKFAELIGEVVWDTKTNLEKRMNAECGACEDKMRLARMAKEENLDAVHDTVHEMAKDEARHGKGFEGLYKRYFK encoded by the coding sequence ATGGCAAAGAAATGGCGTTGTACCGTATGCGGTTACATTCACGAAGGTCCCGAGGCACCCGACCAGTGCCCGATGTGCAAGGTAGGCAAGGAGAAGTTCGTGGAACTCGTTGAGGCCGAGGGCGACCTCGATTTCGTAACGGTACACAAGATCGGCGACGGCAAGGGCGCCAGCAAGGAGCTTTGGGAAGGTCTCCAGAATCATTTCATGGGCGAGTGCACCGAGGTGGGCATGTATCTGGCTATGAGCCGTCAGGCCGACCGCGAGGGCTATCCCGAGATCGCCGAGGCTTACAAGCGTTACGCCTGGGAGGAGGCCGAGCACGCCTCGAAGTTCGCCGAGCTGATCGGCGAAGTGGTCTGGGACACCAAGACCAACCTCGAAAAGCGCATGAACGCCGAGTGCGGCGCCTGCGAGGACAAGATGCGCCTGGCCCGCATGGCGAAGGAGGAGAACCTCGACGCCGTTCACGACACCGTTCACGAGATGGCCAAGGACGAGGCCCGTCACGGCAAAGGCTTCGAAGGTCTTTACAAACGCTACTTTAAGTAG
- a CDS encoding DUF1469 domain-containing protein encodes MENKPSGGRFIAALLFFATTAGIAILLLLTALVIWLSSVTGSFIASALIAGGFFAVLALLVYLFAIRDAVEQIRRQAETVYEVAHAAQTGYEWLAGKVSLFLKLREELQKK; translated from the coding sequence ATGGAGAATAAACCTTCCGGCGGCCGTTTCATAGCCGCGCTGCTGTTTTTCGCAACGACTGCGGGCATTGCCATCCTGCTGCTGCTCACGGCGCTGGTTATCTGGCTTTCGTCCGTTACGGGTTCGTTCATCGCCTCGGCGCTGATCGCAGGCGGCTTTTTCGCCGTCCTCGCACTCCTCGTCTACCTGTTCGCGATCCGCGACGCCGTGGAACAGATCCGCAGGCAGGCCGAAACGGTTTACGAGGTGGCCCATGCAGCGCAAACGGGCTACGAATGGCTCGCCGGAAAGGTTTCTCTGTTTCTGAAGCTCCGCGAGGAGTTGCAGAAAAAATGA
- a CDS encoding YtxH domain-containing protein has protein sequence MKNTGIAIVSLVGGMIIGSALTMLFTPQSGPELRQKIKDSIDDEIDKVKDKLGKVEREIEEARCKCDEK, from the coding sequence ATGAAAAACACAGGAATTGCCATCGTATCGCTCGTGGGCGGCATGATCATCGGTTCGGCCCTCACAATGCTCTTCACGCCCCAGTCCGGTCCGGAACTGCGCCAGAAAATCAAGGATTCGATCGACGACGAGATCGACAAGGTGAAAGACAAACTCGGCAAAGTCGAGAGGGAGATCGAGGAAGCCCGCTGCAAATGCGACGAAAAATGA
- a CDS encoding SLOG family protein — MIADRRTSVAFTGHRTYRGAAADALRRTVGELYARGFRTFLSGMAVGFDLAAAEAVLELRERMPGVRLVAAVPFRGQEMRFSPADRERFRRVLAEADSVEVLAPAYHRGCYAVRNDFLVDNARVLVAWYDGSPGGTRYTVRRALGRRLEVVNLCPAAPVPPAPEPTLFG; from the coding sequence ATGATCGCCGATCGCCGCACATCCGTCGCCTTTACCGGTCACCGCACCTATCGCGGCGCGGCTGCGGACGCCCTGCGCCGGACGGTGGGGGAGTTGTACGCGCGGGGTTTCCGGACCTTTTTGAGCGGCATGGCCGTGGGTTTCGATTTGGCCGCCGCCGAGGCGGTGCTGGAACTCCGGGAGCGTATGCCCGGCGTGCGGCTTGTCGCTGCGGTTCCGTTCCGGGGGCAGGAGATGCGCTTCTCCCCGGCCGACCGTGAACGCTTCCGGCGCGTGCTGGCCGAGGCCGATTCCGTCGAAGTGCTTGCGCCGGCCTACCACCGGGGCTGCTATGCCGTGCGCAACGATTTTCTGGTGGACAACGCCCGTGTCCTGGTGGCGTGGTACGACGGTTCGCCCGGCGGCACCCGCTACACCGTCCGCCGCGCCCTCGGCCGGAGGCTGGAGGTCGTCAACCTCTGTCCGGCGGCTCCCGTGCCGCCCGCCCCCGAACCGACGCTCTTCGGATAA
- a CDS encoding 6-phosphofructokinase, with amino-acid sequence MKEAIAILTGGGPAPGMNTVVGSVAKTFLRQGYRVIGLHEGYTGLFNPSPRTVDIDYPMADGIFNQGGSFLQMSRFKPKDSDFENNFNLKFFTDNNIKLLVTVGGDDTASTANRIAKFLEAKKYPIANIHVPKTIDNDLPLPKGTPTFGYESAKDKGAVIARAVYVDARTSGNWFVLAAMGRSAGHLAFGIGEACHYPMIVIPEMFDKTEITVEKIVNLVISSIIKRKIMGMDYGAAVISEGVFHALSDEEIRKSGIHFTYDEHGHPELGKVSKAHIFNEMIEMKLKELGLKVKSRPVELGYEIRCQTPIAYDLTYCSELGIGVHKLFAEGKTGCMVYVDSEGNVSPLYLKDLQDPTTGKIPPRLVDIKSDKFTSVVETILNAITPADYEAAKAYVPNPEEYDFHKILNWK; translated from the coding sequence ATGAAAGAAGCAATCGCAATTCTGACCGGCGGCGGACCGGCTCCCGGCATGAATACCGTAGTGGGCAGTGTCGCCAAAACGTTCCTGCGCCAGGGCTATCGCGTCATCGGCCTGCACGAAGGTTACACGGGCCTGTTCAACCCCTCGCCCCGCACCGTAGACATCGACTACCCGATGGCCGACGGCATCTTCAACCAGGGAGGTTCGTTCCTGCAGATGAGCCGTTTCAAACCCAAGGACTCGGATTTCGAGAACAACTTCAACCTCAAGTTCTTCACCGACAACAACATCAAACTGCTGGTGACCGTCGGCGGCGACGACACGGCTTCGACCGCCAACCGTATCGCCAAGTTCCTCGAGGCCAAGAAATACCCCATCGCCAACATCCACGTGCCGAAGACCATCGACAACGACCTGCCGCTTCCGAAGGGCACGCCGACGTTCGGCTACGAGTCGGCCAAGGACAAGGGCGCAGTCATCGCCCGCGCCGTCTACGTCGACGCACGCACGAGCGGCAACTGGTTCGTGCTGGCTGCCATGGGCCGTTCGGCCGGCCACCTGGCATTCGGCATCGGCGAGGCCTGCCACTACCCGATGATCGTCATTCCCGAGATGTTCGACAAGACGGAAATCACCGTCGAGAAGATCGTCAACCTGGTGATTTCGTCGATCATCAAGCGTAAGATCATGGGCATGGACTACGGCGCAGCGGTGATTTCCGAAGGTGTGTTCCACGCGCTGTCGGACGAGGAGATCCGCAAGAGCGGCATCCACTTCACCTACGACGAGCACGGACATCCCGAGCTGGGCAAGGTGTCGAAGGCCCACATCTTCAACGAGATGATCGAGATGAAGCTCAAGGAGCTGGGTCTCAAGGTCAAGAGCCGTCCGGTGGAGCTGGGCTACGAAATCCGCTGCCAGACCCCGATCGCCTACGACCTGACCTACTGCTCGGAGCTGGGTATCGGCGTGCACAAGCTCTTCGCCGAGGGCAAGACGGGCTGCATGGTTTACGTGGATTCGGAGGGCAACGTCTCGCCGCTCTACCTCAAGGACTTGCAGGACCCCACGACGGGCAAGATTCCGCCCCGTCTGGTGGACATCAAGTCGGACAAGTTCACGTCGGTGGTGGAGACCATTCTCAACGCCATCACCCCGGCCGACTACGAAGCCGCCAAGGCTTACGTTCCCAATCCCGAGGAGTACGACTTCCACAAGATCCTGAACTGGAAATAA
- a CDS encoding cold-shock protein produces the protein MTGKVKWFDGKKGYGFITAENGKEIFVHFSGIAKDGFKSLNEGQAVEFEVGSGAKGEQAINVTVVE, from the coding sequence ATGACAGGTAAGGTAAAATGGTTCGATGGCAAGAAAGGCTACGGATTCATTACGGCGGAGAACGGAAAAGAGATTTTCGTACACTTCTCGGGCATCGCAAAGGACGGCTTCAAGTCGCTCAACGAAGGTCAGGCAGTCGAGTTCGAAGTTGGCTCCGGTGCCAAGGGAGAACAGGCTATTAACGTAACTGTAGTTGAGTAA